From Lysinibacillus sp. SGAir0095, the proteins below share one genomic window:
- a CDS encoding bifunctional oligoribonuclease/PAP phosphatase NrnA, with translation MKRQIIDKIEQYDTIIIHRHVRPDPDAYGSQFGLKRLLEANYPNKKIYAIGEHDPSLTFLETPEVITDDVFTNSLVIVTDTANTGRIDDSRYHTGAFLIKIDHHPNDDQYGDMLWVDTNASSCSEMIYELFIEGKEYKNWKLSDASARLLFSGIVGDTGRFLYPSASVRTFEIAGQLIQYDFDRTEVFNGLYEKEPSLLHLQGYIYENFEIDENGACFIKLSKEVLEKFHVTPSDTSLLVGSLSDIKGVIAWVILVEEKDQIRVRLRSKGPVINQLAKKYNGGGHPLASGATAYSWEEADRVIEDLKEICRQYK, from the coding sequence TTGAAACGACAAATCATCGACAAAATTGAGCAATATGATACAATAATCATCCATAGACATGTTCGTCCGGATCCGGATGCTTATGGTTCTCAATTTGGACTAAAACGATTATTAGAAGCAAACTACCCAAATAAAAAAATATACGCGATTGGTGAGCACGATCCATCTTTGACTTTTTTAGAAACACCGGAAGTAATCACTGATGATGTATTTACTAATAGCTTAGTAATTGTTACGGATACGGCAAATACAGGGCGTATTGATGATAGTCGATATCATACGGGTGCATTCCTCATTAAAATAGACCATCATCCTAATGATGATCAGTATGGTGATATGTTATGGGTGGATACGAATGCTAGTTCATGTAGCGAAATGATTTATGAATTATTTATAGAAGGAAAAGAATATAAAAATTGGAAACTATCAGATGCAAGTGCGCGTCTCTTGTTTTCAGGAATTGTTGGCGATACAGGGCGCTTCCTATATCCAAGTGCATCTGTAAGAACCTTTGAAATTGCCGGGCAATTAATTCAATACGATTTTGACCGTACGGAAGTATTTAATGGCTTGTACGAAAAAGAGCCAAGTCTCTTACATTTACAGGGTTATATATATGAAAATTTTGAAATAGATGAAAATGGAGCTTGCTTTATAAAACTATCAAAAGAAGTTTTAGAAAAGTTTCATGTAACACCTTCAGATACTTCGTTATTAGTAGGGTCTTTAAGTGATATTAAAGGGGTTATTGCGTGGGTTATTTTAGTAGAGGAAAAAGATCAAATCCGCGTTCGTTTACGTTCTAAAGGCCCCGTTATCAACCAACTTGCGAAGAAATATAACGGTGGAGGGCACCCGCTTGCTTCAGGTGCAACCGCATATTCTTGGGAAGAAGCAGATCGTGTAATTGAAGATTTAAAAGAAATTTGTCGACAATATAAATAA
- a CDS encoding YtpI family protein, with translation MANLIFVFFIVVSFVAYFYYKTKEFRSTLPIRKKWYKAKAGLALGIFVIVFGINTCIVYPSVVGFLIAAVFILIGAVKAYSSYKRVQHEGQFVKEEYELNK, from the coding sequence ATGGCAAACTTAATATTTGTATTTTTCATTGTTGTATCATTTGTAGCTTATTTTTACTATAAAACAAAGGAATTCCGCTCCACACTACCAATTCGAAAGAAATGGTACAAAGCAAAGGCTGGTCTTGCACTAGGTATTTTTGTTATTGTATTTGGAATAAATACATGTATCGTCTACCCATCAGTTGTCGGCTTTTTGATTGCGGCAGTTTTCATTCTTATAGGGGCTGTGAAAGCCTATTCCAGCTATAAACGCGTACAGCATGAAGGTCAATTTGTTAAAGAAGAATATGAATTAAATAAATAA
- a CDS encoding DRTGG domain-containing protein codes for MSTKHEKILQYIESLPVGDKISVRQIAKEMHVSEGTAYRAIKEAENRRLVSSIERVGTIRIEKKKKENIERLTFAEIVNIVDGQVLGGKDGLHKTLGKFVIGAMQLDDMMRYTDAGSLLIVGNRFKAHENALKAGAAVLITGGFDTTEENKILADELELPIISSSYDTFTVATMINRAIYDQLIKKDILLIEDIYVPIEETYSLKTSDTIAEFHKLNLQTSHGAFPIVTATNKLVGMISVKDVIGKEESETVDKVMTKNPISGSMKTSVASAGHRMIWEGIDLLPIVNDDGVLQGIISRQDVLKALQHAQRQPQHGETIDDLVKSEMKVMGEEDVVVEFTVTPQMTNQYGAISYGAFTTLLSEVGSFALKRRKRGDAVAENMTIYFIKPVQMESVLTVVPHILDMSRKFVKMDFDIFNETVLVGKAMMMFQLLER; via the coding sequence GTGTCAACAAAACATGAAAAGATATTACAATATATAGAATCTCTACCTGTAGGCGATAAAATTTCGGTTCGACAAATTGCAAAGGAGATGCATGTGAGTGAAGGGACAGCATACCGAGCAATAAAAGAAGCGGAAAACCGCCGTTTAGTAAGTTCCATTGAACGCGTTGGAACAATTAGGATCGAAAAAAAGAAAAAGGAAAATATCGAGCGATTAACCTTTGCTGAAATCGTTAACATAGTAGATGGACAAGTCTTAGGTGGAAAAGACGGTTTGCATAAAACATTGGGCAAGTTTGTTATCGGTGCAATGCAATTGGACGATATGATGCGTTATACAGATGCAGGAAGTTTATTAATTGTAGGGAATCGTTTCAAAGCGCATGAGAACGCATTAAAAGCGGGTGCAGCCGTTTTGATTACCGGTGGTTTTGATACAACTGAAGAAAATAAAATCTTGGCAGATGAATTAGAATTACCGATTATTTCATCTAGTTATGATACATTCACAGTCGCTACAATGATTAACCGTGCAATTTATGACCAATTAATCAAAAAAGATATTTTATTAATAGAAGATATCTATGTTCCGATTGAAGAAACGTATTCATTAAAAACATCGGATACAATTGCAGAGTTCCATAAATTGAACCTGCAAACTTCACATGGCGCCTTCCCCATTGTAACCGCGACAAATAAGCTGGTAGGCATGATTTCTGTAAAAGATGTGATTGGAAAAGAAGAAAGTGAAACCGTTGATAAGGTCATGACAAAAAATCCGATATCAGGGTCTATGAAAACAAGCGTAGCCTCAGCAGGTCACCGCATGATTTGGGAAGGTATCGATTTATTGCCAATTGTTAATGACGACGGCGTATTACAAGGTATTATTAGTCGACAAGATGTCCTAAAAGCGTTGCAGCATGCACAAAGACAGCCACAGCATGGTGAAACAATAGACGACTTAGTAAAAAGTGAAATGAAGGTAATGGGGGAAGAGGATGTTGTAGTGGAGTTTACAGTGACCCCACAAATGACCAATCAATACGGGGCAATCTCTTATGGTGCCTTTACAACATTACTTTCGGAAGTGGGATCATTTGCGTTAAAGCGTAGAAAACGTGGAGATGCAGTTGCTGAAAACATGACGATTTACTTTATTAAGCCAGTTCAAATGGAAAGTGTTCTAACGGTTGTTCCTCATATTTTAGATATGAGTCGTAAATTTGTAAAAATGGATTTCGATATTTTTAATGAAACGGTGCTTGTTGGAAAAGCGATGATGATGTTCCAACTATTAGAGCGTTAA
- a CDS encoding metal-dependent hydrolase produces MQVSYHGHSIVKIKTNGKTILIDPFINGNGLTDLKVEEEKPDVILLTHGHNDHVGDTIEIAKANNSLVVAPNELAVYLGKQGLNVHPMGIGGAYEFPFGKIKYTLAFHGSVYETEDEVVNTGNPGGILFSAEGLTIYHAGDTALFGDMKLIGDRNSIDVAFLPIGDNFTMGPEDAAYAVELLKPKTVVPIHYNTFPVIKQDPSVFADLVKDSKVQILSPGEEVQI; encoded by the coding sequence ATGCAAGTCTCATATCATGGACATTCAATTGTAAAGATTAAAACAAACGGAAAGACGATTTTGATTGACCCTTTCATTAATGGAAACGGGTTAACAGATTTAAAGGTTGAGGAAGAAAAACCGGATGTGATACTACTTACACATGGTCATAACGATCACGTAGGAGATACGATTGAAATAGCTAAAGCAAATAACTCACTAGTTGTGGCGCCGAACGAATTAGCGGTCTATCTAGGCAAACAAGGATTGAATGTCCATCCGATGGGTATCGGTGGAGCTTATGAATTTCCATTCGGAAAGATAAAATATACGCTGGCGTTCCATGGCTCTGTTTATGAAACAGAAGATGAAGTTGTTAATACAGGCAATCCTGGGGGAATCTTATTCTCGGCAGAAGGGTTAACAATTTATCATGCAGGTGATACAGCTCTATTTGGAGATATGAAATTAATCGGCGATAGAAATTCGATTGATGTAGCCTTCTTACCAATCGGAGATAACTTTACAATGGGTCCGGAGGATGCTGCTTATGCAGTAGAATTACTGAAGCCAAAAACAGTAGTTCCTATTCATTACAATACCTTCCCAGTAATTAAACAGGATCCATCAGTCTTTGCCGATCTTGTGAAGGACAGTAAAGTACAGATTTTAAGTCCAGGTGAAGAAGTACAAATTTAG
- a CDS encoding Xaa-Pro peptidase family protein: MSKLQQLQTYLKENQYDAAFITTPDNVFYFSNFKSNPHERLLGVMVFQEAEPFLVCPKMEVPDAVNSGWNQEIIGHLDTDNPWNLIAQAIQSRGITLSTLAIEKSHLTVERLESLQEIYSQVNFVRLDDKINEMRVVKDEIEIEKMRKAAGLADYAIEVGCKEIAEGKTEMEILTAIENAILAKGCKMSFETMVLSGPKTASPHGTPGERKIQKGDMILFDLGVIYEGYCSDITRTVAFGEPTEAQKEIYYTVRQANENAIAAVKPGVRAMELDKIARDTITDAGYGEYFTHRLGHGLGISVHEFPSVTGANELELKEGMVFTIEPGVYKADVTGVRIEDDVVVTADGVEVLTKFTKELVVLS; encoded by the coding sequence ATGAGTAAATTACAACAACTACAAACATATTTAAAAGAAAATCAATACGATGCGGCATTTATCACAACACCAGATAACGTTTTTTATTTCTCGAATTTTAAAAGCAATCCACATGAACGACTTTTAGGAGTGATGGTGTTCCAAGAAGCAGAACCTTTCCTAGTTTGCCCAAAAATGGAAGTACCAGACGCTGTAAACTCAGGCTGGAACCAAGAAATTATCGGCCATCTAGATACAGATAATCCATGGAACTTAATTGCCCAAGCTATACAATCACGTGGCATCACACTGTCAACATTAGCTATAGAAAAGTCTCACCTTACTGTTGAACGTCTTGAAAGCTTACAAGAAATATACAGCCAAGTGAACTTTGTACGCCTAGATGACAAAATCAATGAAATGCGTGTAGTTAAAGATGAAATCGAAATTGAGAAAATGCGAAAAGCTGCTGGGCTTGCGGACTATGCTATCGAGGTAGGATGCAAGGAAATTGCAGAAGGTAAAACAGAGATGGAAATCTTAACTGCAATTGAAAATGCTATTTTAGCTAAGGGATGTAAAATGTCCTTTGAAACAATGGTTCTCTCTGGTCCAAAAACAGCATCTCCACATGGAACTCCTGGAGAACGCAAGATTCAAAAAGGGGATATGATTCTATTTGACTTAGGGGTTATTTACGAGGGCTATTGCTCAGACATTACACGTACCGTTGCTTTTGGTGAACCAACTGAAGCACAAAAAGAAATTTATTATACTGTACGCCAGGCGAATGAGAATGCGATTGCTGCTGTAAAACCGGGTGTCCGCGCAATGGAGCTGGATAAAATTGCTCGTGATACAATAACAGATGCAGGGTACGGAGAATATTTCACTCACAGATTAGGCCACGGTCTTGGCATTTCAGTGCATGAATTCCCTTCTGTTACTGGTGCGAACGAATTGGAGCTGAAAGAAGGAATGGTCTTTACAATCGAGCCAGGTGTATACAAAGCAGATGTTACTGGTGTCCGTATAGAAGATGATGTTGTAGTGACGGCAGACGGTGTTGAAGTATTAACCAAGTTCACAAAAGAATTAGTCGTTCTTTCTTAA
- a CDS encoding ABC transporter ATP-binding protein translates to MLKLSNVETYYGQIQALKGIDLEVHEGKIITLLGANGAGKSTTMKTISGLLKPKNGSVEFLGENVTGLRPDQLLRKGIALVPEGRAILSSMTVLDNLEMGAYHRKDKGIKEEIENVMKRFPILKERQTQMAGTLSGGQQQMLAIARALLSKPKLLLLDEPSMGLAPLIVAEIFKIIKEIKDTGTTVLLVEQNAKQALKIADYGYVMETGKIIIEGKASDLIVDPRIVEAYLGRKSTSVEEPVKEGI, encoded by the coding sequence TTGCTTAAATTATCAAATGTTGAAACCTATTATGGTCAAATCCAAGCGTTAAAAGGCATTGATCTTGAGGTACATGAAGGCAAAATTATTACTTTGCTGGGTGCTAATGGTGCTGGAAAATCCACGACAATGAAAACCATCTCTGGTCTCTTGAAGCCTAAAAATGGCAGTGTTGAGTTTTTAGGTGAAAATGTAACAGGGCTGCGTCCAGATCAACTATTACGAAAAGGAATTGCATTGGTTCCAGAGGGACGTGCCATCCTATCGAGCATGACAGTTTTGGATAATTTAGAAATGGGTGCCTATCATCGAAAAGATAAAGGGATTAAAGAAGAAATCGAAAATGTGATGAAGCGTTTTCCAATTTTAAAGGAAAGACAAACCCAAATGGCGGGTACTTTATCTGGTGGACAGCAGCAAATGCTGGCAATTGCCCGAGCTCTATTATCAAAACCGAAACTCCTATTATTAGATGAACCCTCCATGGGTCTTGCTCCATTAATCGTAGCTGAAATCTTTAAAATTATTAAGGAAATCAAAGATACTGGAACGACTGTTTTATTGGTTGAACAGAATGCGAAACAGGCATTGAAGATTGCAGATTACGGTTATGTTATGGAAACTGGAAAAATTATCATCGAGGGGAAAGCTTCAGATTTAATTGTCGATCCTAGAATCGTCGAAGCCTACTTGGGACGAAAATCTACAAGTGTAGAAGAGCCAGTTAAAGAAGGAATATGA
- a CDS encoding ABC transporter ATP-binding protein has product MVLEIQNVSKNFGGIHALQNVSFSINEGEIYGLIGPNGAGKTTMFNLITNIFEPTSGEIIFNNENITGIKSHKITEKGICRTYQNIRLFSQMSALKNVMVGGHTRSSSGVFSSVFRTKAQKNEESQLNKKAEELLELVGLLEHKETLAENLAYGQQRRLEIARALASNPKLLLLDEPAAGMNEKETDSLYDLIKMIQSKGITVLIIEHDMPLVMKLCDRITVLNFGEKLAEGTPIEIQNNDAVIEAYLGKEEEEEIA; this is encoded by the coding sequence ATGGTACTTGAAATTCAAAATGTTTCAAAAAACTTTGGTGGAATTCATGCCCTGCAAAATGTTTCTTTTTCTATTAATGAAGGAGAAATTTATGGATTAATTGGTCCGAATGGTGCTGGGAAAACAACAATGTTTAACTTAATAACGAATATATTTGAGCCTACCTCTGGTGAAATCATATTCAATAATGAAAACATAACAGGTATTAAATCTCACAAAATTACGGAAAAAGGGATTTGCCGAACTTACCAAAACATTCGTCTTTTCTCACAAATGTCTGCTTTGAAGAATGTAATGGTTGGTGGCCATACGAGAAGCTCTTCCGGTGTTTTTAGCAGTGTTTTTCGTACAAAAGCACAGAAAAATGAAGAGAGTCAGTTAAACAAAAAAGCTGAAGAATTGCTCGAGCTGGTAGGTCTGCTGGAACATAAAGAAACTCTGGCTGAAAATTTAGCATACGGTCAACAAAGAAGGCTGGAAATTGCCCGGGCACTAGCGAGTAATCCAAAGCTTTTGTTGTTAGATGAGCCAGCAGCTGGCATGAATGAAAAAGAGACGGATAGTTTATATGATTTAATCAAAATGATTCAATCTAAAGGGATTACTGTTTTAATTATTGAGCATGATATGCCGCTCGTTATGAAGCTTTGTGACCGTATTACTGTATTAAACTTCGGTGAGAAGCTTGCTGAGGGGACGCCTATAGAAATACAAAATAACGACGCGGTTATTGAAGCCTACCTCGGGAAAGAGGAGGAAGAAGAAATTGCTTAA
- a CDS encoding branched-chain amino acid ABC transporter permease, whose amino-acid sequence MLDFINPYYLQIGSFILINILLAISVYVPLSSGQLSLGSAGFMAIGAYTSALLTINFDVPIFIGVLAGACVAGILGIVIGIPSLRLTGVYLAIATLGLGEVIRVIFINWDSVTKGSIGLTGIPQIGRELLNLVRGLGFEPSMIGLKNNQFVFLMVFLLLFIIVIATIWFVVRQQNSRVGRSFASIQMDEKAAESMGINITYFKVLSFTQGAFLAGLAGSLFAHVMGYISPSDFSYHRAVEILIFTVFGGSEVIIGSIFGAIFLTLMPELLRFVSEFRYIIYGIMLVILMAVRPQGILDIHLLGRFRFKGIKGSKGGIR is encoded by the coding sequence ATGTTAGATTTTATTAATCCATATTATTTACAAATTGGTTCGTTTATTTTGATTAATATTTTGTTAGCAATCAGTGTTTATGTTCCTTTATCGTCAGGGCAATTATCTTTGGGAAGTGCCGGTTTTATGGCGATTGGTGCGTATACATCCGCATTATTAACTATCAATTTTGATGTGCCAATATTCATTGGTGTACTGGCAGGCGCTTGTGTAGCTGGCATTTTAGGGATAGTAATCGGGATTCCATCTTTGAGATTGACAGGTGTTTATTTAGCTATTGCAACGCTGGGGCTTGGAGAAGTAATTCGTGTTATTTTCATAAACTGGGACTCGGTAACAAAAGGGTCAATCGGTCTAACGGGTATTCCACAAATTGGAAGAGAGCTTTTAAATTTAGTACGAGGACTTGGATTTGAACCATCTATGATTGGTTTGAAAAATAACCAATTTGTCTTTTTAATGGTGTTCCTATTGTTATTTATAATCGTGATCGCAACAATCTGGTTTGTAGTTAGACAGCAAAATTCAAGAGTTGGAAGATCCTTCGCATCGATTCAGATGGATGAAAAAGCAGCAGAATCCATGGGTATCAACATTACGTATTTTAAAGTGCTTTCCTTTACACAAGGAGCTTTTTTAGCAGGTTTAGCAGGTTCACTGTTTGCACACGTTATGGGCTATATTTCGCCTTCTGATTTCTCATACCATCGAGCAGTGGAGATTTTGATATTTACAGTATTTGGTGGAAGTGAAGTAATCATTGGTTCAATTTTTGGCGCTATCTTTTTAACACTAATGCCAGAATTATTACGTTTTGTAAGTGAATTCCGTTATATTATTTACGGAATCATGCTCGTCATTTTAATGGCAGTTCGCCCACAAGGAATATTGGATATTCATTTACTGGGAAGATTTAGATTTAAAGGGATCAAAGGTTCGAAAGGGGGAATTCGCTAA
- a CDS encoding branched-chain amino acid ABC transporter permease — MLLEQLINGITLGSIYAIVALGFTLVFGVLGIINMAHGEIFMVGAFVGVMTTGVLGWPLWLAFIAAIVVTAILGYLLERMTLRPLRGKKGVSHLAPLISTIGVSILLENLSHHIFGAGNKPFRTPFAEISIEIGEVTIYIVQIVIFVISIILMMGLSTWLSKTKAGKALRATAENLETASILGVDTKKIITLTVIIASAMGGIAGILVGMAFNSVSPQMGLAIGLKGLAIIILGGMGNVKGAMVGGLLLGLSETFLVAYGDSGYRDAIAFIMIILILLVRPQGIFGSKMAEGR; from the coding sequence TTGCTATTAGAACAATTAATTAACGGAATTACTCTAGGCAGCATTTATGCAATTGTTGCCCTAGGGTTTACCCTAGTATTCGGGGTTTTAGGCATTATTAATATGGCCCATGGAGAAATTTTCATGGTTGGTGCCTTTGTCGGTGTAATGACAACTGGGGTGCTTGGTTGGCCTTTGTGGCTTGCTTTTATAGCAGCAATTGTTGTGACGGCAATTTTAGGATATTTGTTGGAGCGAATGACTTTACGCCCTTTACGAGGTAAGAAGGGCGTATCGCATTTAGCGCCATTAATTAGTACAATCGGTGTTTCCATCTTACTTGAAAACCTATCTCACCATATTTTTGGTGCTGGGAATAAACCGTTTCGAACACCCTTTGCGGAGATTAGTATTGAAATAGGTGAGGTAACAATTTATATTGTCCAAATTGTTATATTTGTCATTTCTATCATTTTAATGATGGGTCTATCAACTTGGCTATCAAAAACTAAAGCTGGGAAGGCTTTGCGTGCAACAGCTGAAAATTTAGAAACAGCTAGTATTCTAGGAGTAGATACAAAGAAAATAATTACATTAACTGTTATTATTGCTTCCGCTATGGGAGGCATTGCTGGAATATTGGTCGGTATGGCATTTAACTCTGTTAGTCCGCAGATGGGACTTGCAATTGGTCTGAAAGGTCTTGCAATCATCATCTTGGGTGGTATGGGTAATGTGAAAGGCGCGATGGTTGGAGGGCTACTTTTAGGACTTTCTGAAACATTCCTGGTTGCTTATGGTGATTCTGGTTATCGTGATGCCATTGCATTCATAATGATTATTTTAATCCTTTTAGTGAGACCTCAAGGAATCTTTGGCTCAAAGATGGCAGAAGGCAGGTGA
- a CDS encoding ABC transporter substrate-binding protein, with protein sequence MKNILRKSLTLFSVLMLLLLAACSGENTASEGGTTEADGTINAKIGVVSYLTGAGAAYGEAITQGLKLAQSEINEKGEVNIELVIEDSAGEAEQALSAAQKLMSNDDILAIIGPTLSTEFFAVAPEADLNGITIMGTSTTAEGIPEIGDYVFRNAIPEALAIPTAMEKAVERTGAKKVALIYGNDDVLTQSGFDTMKKTAEEMGLEILTIETFQKGQSDYNAQLTKIKNSNPDLILASALYNEGAVIMDQARKMGIEVPFVGGNGFNSPQVIEIAGAAANGLIVATPWFGESEETKVVEFNKKYEAEYGKLPDQFAAQAYDALYIYADALKRAGDVDRELFHEALAETTDFEGLLGNFSFDEIGDVVMDVKVVEIKDGKFVEFK encoded by the coding sequence ATGAAGAATATTCTAAGAAAATCATTAACATTATTCTCTGTTCTAATGTTACTTTTACTTGCAGCATGTAGTGGCGAGAACACAGCAAGTGAAGGTGGAACTACTGAAGCAGACGGAACAATCAATGCAAAAATCGGGGTTGTTTCTTATCTGACTGGCGCTGGTGCTGCTTATGGGGAAGCAATTACACAGGGCCTTAAATTAGCTCAGAGTGAAATTAATGAAAAAGGTGAAGTAAATATCGAATTAGTTATAGAAGATTCAGCAGGTGAAGCAGAGCAAGCCCTTTCAGCTGCTCAAAAATTAATGAGTAATGACGACATTCTTGCAATTATTGGACCAACTTTAAGTACAGAATTTTTTGCAGTTGCTCCTGAAGCAGATTTAAACGGAATTACAATTATGGGTACATCCACAACTGCTGAAGGGATTCCTGAAATCGGGGATTATGTATTCAGAAATGCTATTCCAGAAGCATTGGCAATTCCAACTGCGATGGAAAAAGCGGTTGAAAGAACTGGAGCAAAGAAAGTAGCATTAATCTATGGAAACGATGATGTGTTAACTCAATCAGGCTTCGATACTATGAAGAAAACAGCAGAAGAAATGGGCTTGGAGATTTTAACAATTGAAACATTCCAAAAAGGACAAAGTGATTATAATGCACAATTAACAAAAATTAAAAATTCAAATCCAGATTTAATTCTGGCCTCTGCTTTATATAATGAAGGTGCTGTTATTATGGACCAAGCCCGTAAAATGGGTATCGAAGTACCTTTCGTTGGCGGCAATGGCTTCAACTCTCCACAAGTTATTGAAATTGCTGGTGCTGCAGCAAATGGACTAATCGTAGCAACACCTTGGTTTGGTGAATCAGAAGAAACGAAAGTGGTAGAATTCAACAAAAAATATGAAGCTGAATACGGGAAACTTCCTGACCAGTTTGCTGCCCAAGCTTATGATGCACTTTATATCTATGCAGATGCTTTAAAGAGAGCTGGGGACGTAGATCGTGAACTATTCCACGAAGCATTAGCCGAAACAACTGACTTTGAAGGATTATTAGGAAACTTCTCGTTTGACGAAATCGGCGACGTTGTAATGGATGTTAAAGTTGTGGAAATAAAAGACGGAAAATTCGTTGAATTCAAGTAA
- the ald gene encoding alanine dehydrogenase: MKIGVPKEIKNNENRVAMTPAGVVTLKSAGHEVFIETGAGIGSSFSDEDYVAAGATIVGTAKEAWAQEMVMKVKEPIPSEYQYFHEGLVLFTYLHLAPELELTQSLLDNKVVGIAYETVQLPNRSLPLLTPMSEVAGKMSVQIGAQYLEKMNGGKGILLGGVSGVPRGKVTIVGGGMAGTNAARIAVGMGAEVTILDLNPERLRGLEDIFGSSVQTLISNPYNIAESVKDSDLVIGSVLIPGAKAPKLVTEEMVKSMRPGSVIVDIAIDQGGSFETTDRVTTHDDPTYIKHGVVHYAVANMPGAVPRTATIALTNNTVPYALQIANKGYKQACLENEALRKGINTLNGQVVYKAVADDQGREYVPVESIL, translated from the coding sequence ATGAAAATCGGAGTACCTAAGGAAATAAAAAACAATGAAAATCGTGTAGCAATGACACCTGCTGGAGTTGTAACATTAAAAAGCGCTGGTCATGAAGTATTTATTGAGACAGGTGCTGGCATCGGGTCTTCATTTTCTGATGAGGACTATGTAGCAGCGGGTGCAACTATTGTTGGCACAGCAAAAGAAGCTTGGGCACAAGAAATGGTGATGAAAGTAAAAGAGCCAATTCCAAGTGAATATCAATATTTCCATGAAGGCTTAGTACTATTTACTTATCTACATTTAGCACCAGAGCTAGAATTGACACAGAGTTTACTTGATAACAAAGTCGTTGGAATTGCTTATGAAACTGTACAGCTTCCAAACCGTTCTTTACCATTACTTACTCCGATGAGTGAAGTAGCTGGTAAAATGTCCGTGCAAATCGGTGCACAATACCTAGAAAAAATGAATGGTGGAAAAGGGATTCTTCTCGGCGGAGTTTCTGGTGTACCTCGAGGCAAAGTAACAATTGTTGGCGGTGGTATGGCTGGTACAAATGCAGCTCGTATCGCGGTTGGGATGGGCGCTGAAGTAACAATTTTAGATCTAAATCCTGAGCGTCTGCGCGGATTAGAAGATATCTTTGGTTCTTCTGTTCAAACTTTAATCTCAAATCCATATAATATTGCTGAATCAGTTAAAGACTCTGATTTAGTAATTGGTTCTGTGTTAATTCCAGGGGCTAAAGCACCAAAGCTTGTTACTGAAGAAATGGTGAAATCAATGCGTCCAGGCTCAGTTATAGTTGATATCGCAATTGACCAAGGCGGAAGCTTCGAGACAACTGATCGTGTGACAACTCATGATGACCCAACTTATATTAAACACGGTGTTGTACACTATGCTGTGGCAAACATGCCAGGTGCAGTTCCACGTACGGCAACAATTGCTTTAACAAACAATACAGTGCCTTATGCATTACAAATTGCCAATAAGGGCTATAAGCAAGCTTGTCTTGAAAATGAAGCACTGAGAAAAGGCATTAATACATTAAATGGGCAAGTTGTTTACAAAGCGGTTGCTGATGACCAAGGGCGAGAGTATGTTCCTGTTGAATCTATCTTATAA
- a CDS encoding universal stress protein: MTHYKSIVVAVDGSKEAEFAFRKSIEIAKRNPESTLNLVNVIDTRSFAAIEAYDRSIAERAQGFSEELLNGYKKQAEEAGLSNVNTIIEYGSPKTIITKELSNTVEADLIICGATGLSTVERFLIGSVSEAIVRSSKCDVLVVRTPE; this comes from the coding sequence ATGACTCATTATAAAAGTATCGTAGTGGCAGTAGATGGTTCAAAAGAAGCTGAATTTGCCTTCAGAAAATCAATTGAAATCGCAAAACGTAATCCTGAATCAACTCTTAATTTAGTAAACGTAATTGATACTCGCTCCTTTGCAGCAATTGAAGCTTATGACCGCTCAATCGCTGAACGTGCACAAGGCTTCTCAGAAGAATTATTAAACGGCTATAAAAAACAGGCCGAGGAAGCTGGTCTTTCAAATGTAAATACAATCATCGAATATGGTTCTCCTAAAACAATTATTACAAAAGAGCTTTCAAATACAGTAGAAGCAGATTTAATTATTTGTGGGGCAACTGGTTTAAGTACTGTAGAACGTTTCCTAATTGGCTCCGTTTCGGAAGCAATTGTTCGTTCTTCGAAATGCGATGTTTTAGTTGTAAGAACTCCTGAATGA